In Marmota flaviventris isolate mMarFla1 unplaced genomic scaffold, mMarFla1.hap1 Scaffold_1212, whole genome shotgun sequence, a genomic segment contains:
- the LOC139703743 gene encoding actin maturation protease-like, whose product MTSPCSSSLEPSIPLRRSPEPQASIVPTPPLPPSPLNLAFLPQPCSLQSHIPPPPPLPPPPPATRGAPPHVYGLEKSQLLKEALEKAGPVPTGREDVKRLLRLHKDRFRSDLQWILFCGDLPSLIQEGPQCGLVALWMAGTLLSPTSGIPLERLVQVAKERGYTAQGEMFSVADMGRLAQETLSCQTELLCGGLGGPNRDLVLQHLITGYPLLIPYDEDFNHEPCQKKGHKAHWAVCAGVLLGVQSVPSLGYTEDPELPGLFHPEPGVPCRPPSMPEEGFPGAVFLLSKQGKSWHYQLWDYDQVRDSNLQLTDFSPSRATDGLVYVVPTGGVRAGLCGQALLLRPRESSN is encoded by the exons ATGACTTCTCCATGCTCGTCTTCCCTAGAACCCTCAATCCCACTTCGAAGATCTCCTGAACCTCAAGCCTCCATCGTCCCAACTCCTCCCCTACCCCCCAGTCCCTTGAACTTGGCCTTTCTACCCCAACCTTGTAGTCTCCAGTCCCATattcccccaccacccccactgcctcctccacctcctgccaCTAGGGGTGCTCCCCCTCACGTCTACGGCCTGGAGAAGAGCCAGCTCCTGAAGGAGGCCTTGGAGAAGGCAGGCCCAGTCCCCACCGGCAGAGAAGATGTAAAGAGGCTCCTGAGGCTGCACAAGGACCG GTTCCGGAGTGACTTGCAGTGGATCCTCTTCTGTGGTGACCTGCCCTCCCTCATCCAAGAAGGCCCTCA ATGTGGGTTGGTGGCCTTGTGGATGGCAGGCACTCTCCTATCACCCACCAGCGGCATCCCCCTGGAGAGACTGGTGCAGGTAGCCAAGGAGAGAGGCTACACTGCCCAGGGAGAGATGTTTTCTG TGGCTGATATGGGCAGGCTGGCCCAGGAGACATTGAGCTGTCAAACCGAGCTGCTCTGTGGCGGCCTGGGTGGTCCCAACAGAGACCTTGTCCTGCAGCACCTTATCACTGGATATCCCCTGCTTATCCC CTACGATGAGGACTTCAACCACGAGCCGTGTCAGAAGAAGGGCCACAAGGCCCACTGGGCAGTGTGTGCAG GGGTACTGCTGGGTGTGCAGAGTGTGCCAAGCCTCGGCTACACTGAGGACCCTGAGCTGCCTGGCCTTTTCCATCCCGAGCCTGGCGTGCCCTGCCGGCCACCATCCATGCCAGAAGAAGGCTTCCCGGGAGCTGTCTTCCTTCTCTCCAAGCAGGGCAAGAGTTGGCACTACCAGCTGTGGGACTATGACCAAGTCCGGGATAGCAACCTGCAGCTGACAGACTTCTCACCCTCAAGGGCTACTGACGGACTGGTGTATGTGGTGCCCACTGGTGGGGTGCGGGCTGGCCTCTGTGGCCAGGCCCTGCTGCTCAGACCACGAGAGTCCAGCAACTAG